From a single Miscanthus floridulus cultivar M001 chromosome 8, ASM1932011v1, whole genome shotgun sequence genomic region:
- the LOC136475889 gene encoding phosphoglucomutase, cytoplasmic 2-like: MAAANGVRRVWVGLNSLMSTPAVSAVIRERVGADGSKATGAFILVASHNPGGPTEDLGIKYNMGNGGPAPESVTDKIFSNTTTISEYLISEDLPDVDISVVGLTSFSGPDVPFDVDVFDSSVHYIKLMKSIFDFEAIKKLLTSPKFTFCYDALHGVAGAYAKHIFVEELGADESSLLNCVPKEDFGGGHPDPNLTYAKELVERMDLGKSSSNVEPPEFGAAADGDADRNMILGKRFFVAPSDSVAIIAANAVQSIPYFASGLKGVAR, translated from the exons ATGGCTGCTGCCAATGGAGTAAGACGTGTTTGGGTTGGACTAAACAGTCTCATGTCTACTCCTGCTGTATCTGCTGTCATCCGTGAAAGAGTTGGTGCAGAT GGATCAAAGGCTACTGGTGCCTTCATCTTGGTAGCGAGCCATAACCCAGGTGGTCCTACGGAG GACTTGGGTATCAAATACAATATGGGAAATGGTGGACCAGCCCCTGAATCCGTTACTGACAAGATTTTCTCTAATACAACGACAATCTCTGAATACCTCATCTCTGAAGACCTTCCAGAT GTTGATATTTCTGTTGTCGGTCTCACCAGCTTCAGTGGACCCGATGTCCCCTTTGATGTGGATGTCTTTGATTCTAGTGTACATTACATAAAGTTAATGAAGT CAATTTTTGACTTTGAAGCAATAAAAAAGCTGCTGACTTCCCCAAAGTTTACATTCTG TTATGATGCGCTCCATGGTGTTGCTGGAGCTTATGCCAAACACATCTTTGTGGAAGAGCTTGGTGCTGATGAAAGCTCGCTGTTGAATTGTGTCCCGAAA GAGGACTTTGGAGGTGGTCATCCGGATCCTAACCTCACCTATGCAAAAGAGTTGGTTGAACGGATGGATCTTGGAAAGTCATCCTCAAATGTTGAGCCCCCTGAATTTGGCGCTGCAGCTGATGGAGATGCTGATCGCAACATGATTCTGGGTAAAAG ATTCTTTGTGGCACCATCGGACTCTGTTGCCATTATCGCGGCCAATGCTGTCCAATCAATTCCTTACTTTGCTTCTGGCCTCAAGGGAGTTGCCAGGTGA
- the LOC136471269 gene encoding uncharacterized protein has product MAYVDHAFSISDEDDLVGGAIGGPRGAPVKEIAFAAALLAFGALGAIGGLLMAVNRVGGDRAHGIFFMMLGIVMFIPGFYYTRIAYYAYKGYKGFSFSNIPPI; this is encoded by the exons ATGGCGTACGTGGACCACGCCTTCTCCATCTCCGACGAGGACGACCTCGTCGGCGGCGCCATCGGGGGCCCGCGCGGGGCGCCCGTCAAGGAGATCGCCTtcgccgccgcgctgctcgcCTTCGGGGCGCTCGGCGCCATCGGTGGCCTGCTAATGGCCGTCAACCGCGTCGGAGGTGACCGCGCGCACG GAATTTTCTTCATGATGTTGGGCATTGTAATGTTCATCCCTGGGTTCTACTACACAAGAATCGCCTACTATGCTTACAAAGGTTACAAGGGATTCTCGTTTTCGAACATCCCACCAATCTGA